Within the Candidatus Cloacimonas sp. genome, the region CATCCCATACCTATTTTTTTCTCTCCGCTCTCCGCTCTCCGCTCTTTGCTATTTGCCCTCAGCTCTTTGCCCTCAGCCCTAAGCCCTCTGCCCTCTGCTCTCTGCAATAAACTCATACAGCAAATATCCATTCAGCATATAGAGAACCTTATCAAATTCTCTGTCTCCGGGGATAATGATATCGGCATTTTTCTTGGTGGGCTCAATAAATGCCTCGTGGGAGGGTTTAACTGTGCTTACATATTGTTCCAAAACGCTTTCCACATCTCTTCCGCGTTCTACAATATCTCTTTGCAAACGCCTGGCTAAACGCAAATCCGAATCTGTATCCACATAAATCTTGAGGTCGGAAAGAGCTAATAATTCAGGATAATACAGCCCAAAGATACCTTCCAGAATAATTACATCTGCAAAAGCAA harbors:
- the udk gene encoding uridine kinase → MPQTNNVRLILIGGGTCSGKTTIAKAIGLRLNDLKTVIVAQDNYYKDLSHLSPEMRAKVNFDHPDAIDVPYLVSDLKLMLEGKAVDIPDYDFATHCRKEGKTCVAFADVIILEGIFGLYYPELLALSDLKIYVDTDSDLRLARRLQRDIVERGRDVESVLEQYVSTVKPSHEAFIEPTKKNADIIIPGDREFDKVLYMLNGYLLYEFIAESRGQRA